In the Thermomicrobiales bacterium genome, GAGAGCGACCCGCAGTACCTCGTCACCGCCAGCAAATTCTTGATGGACCCACGCCGGCTGACAGTGGCGCTCAGCCGTGCCCGGCGCAAGATCATCGTCGTGGCGGCGCGCTCGGTCTTCGGTATTTTCTCCTCCGATGAGGAGACGTTCAAGAACGCGCAGCTCTGGAAGAACCTGCTGCGCGAGGAGTGCACGGCGCTGCTCTGGGATGGCGACGCCGCCGGGATCGGAGCGCAGGTGTGGGGTAGCCGCCACCCCGACGACAATGGTCGAGGTGGCAGCAAGCTCGACGCCGATTAGCTCAGCGGCACGACCAGCCGGGGCCGCTCCTCGAACGCGTCCATCTCGACTGTCTGGACGACGTAGCCTGCGCCATCGGCAGTCGACGTTGCGTTGACGTTGCCCAGCGCGTCCATCCCGACGATGTTCATCACGTTCGACCGTTCGGCGTAGGGATCGGGGAGATGGCGCAGATCGCGCATCGCCTCGGTCAACGCCTGCTCCAGCGACATGCCGAAGCGCATGTAGGTCACGACGCTGTGGGCGGTCGCACAGCGGATCGCCATCTCTCCACGTCCGGTGCAGGCCGCCGAGCCGAAGCGGTTGTCGGCGTAGTTGCCCGCGCCGATGATCGGCGAGTCGCCCAGCCGGCCCGGCCACTTGAAGCCCCAGCCGGATGTCGAGACCGCGCAGGCGATGTCGCCGGCCAGATCCCGCACGATGACGTTGGTCGTGCCGAAGATCTTGTCGTGGAGGAGCTCTTTCCAGTGGCGCACCGTCGTCATGTAGGTCGAGTACTGGTCTTCGTAGGCGTTACTGGTCGTTTCGACATCGCCGATGATCCTGGCCCGCCAGACCTCGCGGGCTTCGGGTGTCAGTAGCTCGGCTTTCTCGAATCCGTGTGTCTCGGCGAAGAGCTCCGCGCCGGCCCCGGCAAGCATCACGTGCGGCGTCTCCTCCATCACCTTGCGGGCGATATCGATCGGATGCGGGTAGCCCTTGACCGCGCCGACCGCGCCGGCCGCCAACGTGCGGCCGTCCATCACCGTTGCGTCCAGCTCGACCTCGCCCAACAGGTTGGGGATGCCACCAGTGCCGACCCCGAAATCCTCGAGGTTATCCTCGACGCAGTGCACGGCGGCGATCGCCGCATCCATCGCGCTGCCACCGCCACGCAGCACGTCGACCGCTGCCTGCATGCCGACCCGCGCGTTGGCGCTGCCGACGACGATCCCGACCGTGCCCTCTGGTTTGCTTGCCACCCTGTCTGATCCCTTCTCTCCCGAGTCATTCTGAGGGTCGAGGGAGGGTGTTGCCGCCCCCCCGCCTGTTGGAGTCAGTTGTCGCCGACCGCGACTGGATCGATGTTAGCTTGCGCGACGAGCGCGTTGAACGACGGGAGCTCCGTTTCTAACAGGCCATGCAGCCGGGTGACCTGTGTGTCAATGCGCGCCGACAGTTCCTCGAAGACCTCGACGGCCTGCTTCGTCGGAGGCTCGTCGGCGCTGGCTACCGCGCCTGCGAGGCGGCCGAGCTTCGAGTTGAGCATGACTGGCAGGTTGAGCGTGTCCTTGGGGCTATTCGCCCGCACCTGGATCAGCGCCGCCTCGATCGCGTCGATGGACTCCGTGATCTGCCGGCCTTTAGCTGCGATCTTCGCCCCGTCGCTCGTGCGCTCCGCACGCGCGACCCAGCGGCCGATCTGCTCGCGGGCCGAGCGGATCCGGTTGATCGCCGTGTTGGTCTCGGAGAGCTTGCCGCGGATCTTCAACAGGAAGTCGAGCTGTGCCTGCAGATCTTCCGGCGTGGCCTCGTAGCGCGGATCCTTCAGTATCGTGAAGCGCTGCGACAGCTCAGTCTGGCCAACAGACAGCCGCGCCTCGTAGTCGCTGGGGATGGCGCGTGGGCCGACCGTTGATGGCTGATCGCCGCCCTTCGCCATGAGCTTGACGGCGTCGGCGTGGCGCATATTCCAGACGAATCGGTTCAGCCCCGCGAGGGATGGGATATACGTCTCGTTCGTGTCATTGCCCGCTCCGCTGGCTAGCGGCTTGCTGCGGAACGCGCGGATCTCGGCGCCGGCGGCGTCGAAGATCGTCAGACTGACTGGCTCCTTCGGAGCTTCCGGGAGGATGTAGTAGAAGACGACGCCGTCGTCGGGGTTGTGGCCGGCATCGAGGAAGCGGCGGCGTGTCTGCCCCCACTGATCCTTGACCGGGATGTAGGTCTGAACGATGCCGCCGACGAAGAGGTAGTTGCGACCGGGAACCTCCGCGTTGCCGAAGCCGCTCAGGCGCGTCGAGCGGACCGTGTCCTTCGGCTGGAACAAGCGGGCCGCGTCAGATTCGTTGTCGCCCGCGAGCTGGCGCACCAGTGTCAGGTCGTCCAGGATCCAGAACGCGCGGCCATGAGTGCAGACGAGCAGCTCGTCACCGACGA is a window encoding:
- a CDS encoding N(4)-(beta-N-acetylglucosaminyl)-L-asparaginase, producing the protein MASKPEGTVGIVVGSANARVGMQAAVDVLRGGGSAMDAAIAAVHCVEDNLEDFGVGTGGIPNLLGEVELDATVMDGRTLAAGAVGAVKGYPHPIDIARKVMEETPHVMLAGAGAELFAETHGFEKAELLTPEAREVWRARIIGDVETTSNAYEDQYSTYMTTVRHWKELLHDKIFGTTNVIVRDLAGDIACAVSTSGWGFKWPGRLGDSPIIGAGNYADNRFGSAACTGRGEMAIRCATAHSVVTYMRFGMSLEQALTEAMRDLRHLPDPYAERSNVMNIVGMDALGNVNATSTADGAGYVVQTVEMDAFEERPRLVVPLS